GTCTAACCCGGAGCCCCTCTGAAGCATCAGAGGAAGACCGGACGAGTGTTCTAGAACACTGAACGCACTCACTGATGGGCCGGGGGAGCAGAGGacatgacagagagagagagagagagagagagagagagagagagagagagcagggcccCCCCAGAGGCCCTTTTCCGGCTGCTGCCACTTGAGCGTCGACCAGCCTTTCTGTCGGGTCCCCCGGCCCAGGGGGGATGGTTCACCCCTAtaaggccacccccccccccccgggtttaCTGCATACGGGCTTCTCGAATGCCAGGCGGTGCCAGGACGCCCTTCCCCTGGTACAGAGGGAACTGGGGTGGCGACGagacccctcctccccgcccctggGCCCCAGGGACTAAGATGACcagggagggaggcggagggTGTCTCCCGGCGTCTTCCCTGGAGAAGCGGGATCTGGGGGACCCCTGAGTTCCGGGCACCCCCGGGGACCAGCCCAGCGCCGGTGCCTGTCACATCCGCCCCGCCAGGGACTGCGGCCGAGCCGGcgtctgtctttatttttatttgattttgttttcccGGCGTCTGTCTTGCAGGCCGCCGCGTGGTGCGGGCCCGCGTGCTGAGCTGCGTGGAGGGCCTGCAGCTCCCGCTGCTGGAACGGGCGGTGGCGGAGCAGAGGCTGTACcggcgggagcgggagcgggagcgggagggggCCGGCCCCTAGGACCGCGGCTccgggaccccgccccccccccccccgccgcggGAAGCGCGGAGAAGAGGGGGCGCcccgcagccccctccctgcGCGCCCGCCGGTCCTCGCCGCCCTCGGAGCGAACCCGGATGATCCGCGCACGTGGTGCGCCGGCCGCCGGGAGGGGGCGCCGGGAGCGGGCGGCGCGGCGGGAGACGAGGCGCCTCCGCGCTGCGGGCGAGTCCGGGCCTGAGGGGACGCTGGGCCCCCGACCCCCCGACCCAGGTGGGGGCCCGGGACGCAGGGGCCGCCCCGCCGAGGTTCTGCCCCCGGAGGAGGCCGAGCGGCCGCCAACTGGGGGCCCGGCCTCGCCCCGGCGGGGCGGCCTCAGGGGGGCGCTGCCCGGGAACCCTCGGACCCTGCCCCGAGCTGCCCttgctttcctctcctcccctccaccccccccccccgacccgcCGACCCCATGACCCTCCGCTGGCCGCTGCTGGCCCGGCCGAGGCGGGAGGTTTGGGCCCTGCCGCGCCCCGTAGCCGGCGCCTTCCTGGGGGCAGCTTCCTGGGGGCACCCGGTTCGGGCGAGGGGCTCCCCCCTTCAAACCCGGttcccaggggggtgggggcagcggcCGGGCCGGAGCCGGAGCCAGGGGCCTGTTGGGGGAGCGGGGCCGAGGCTGCGGGCGCCCCCCTTCCCCTCACCGCCCCGGCGGGACCCAGCGGGCGCCTGTCCCGCAGCCGCGGCCATGGACGGCTTCCAGAAGGTGGAGAAGATCGGCGAGGGCACCTACGGGGTGGTGTACAAGGCCCGGCACCGGGACACGGGCCAGCTCGTGGCGCTCAAGAAGATCCGGCTGGACCTGTGAGTGCTGGGCCGGACCGGGACCCGGGGGGGCGCCCTCCCGGAGTCAGAACGCGGGGACCCCCGGGCAGGAGCGCCCTGCTCGgctcctgcccccagctgcgcccTCCTGCCCCGCAGGGAGACCGAGGGGGTCCCCAGCACCGCCATCCGCGAGATCTCCCTGCTCAAGGAGCTCAAGCACCCCAACATCGTCAGGTGAGGGCGCAGCCGGCGGGGCCGGACCTGGCCGCCTCCGGGAGCCGCctgaccgccccccgccccccaggctgcTGGACGTGGTGCACAGCGAGAAGAAGCTGTACCTGGTGTTTGAGTTCCTCAGCCAGGACCTGAAGAAGTTCATGGACGCCACCCCCGTGTCCGAGCTCCCGCTGCACTTGGTCAAGGTATGGGGggcgggacgggggggggggggcgctcagcCGGCGCTGCCGCTCAGCCAGCCCCCGCTCCCTGCTCCAGAGCTACCTCTTCCAGCTGCTGCAGGGGGTGAACTTCTGCCACGCGCACCGCGTCATCCACCGCGACCTGAAGCCGCAGAACCTGCTCATCAACGAGCTGGGCGCCATCAAGCTGGCGGACTTCGGGCTGGCGCGGGCCTTCGGGGTGCCCCTGCGCACCTACACCCACGAGGTCCCCGGGCGCGGGAGGGCAGGCGGCTGAAGGGGAGCCCCGGCGCCCTCGGCTGCCCTGAGTGACCCCTCGCCGGGCCCCCGCAGGTGGTGACGCTCTGGTATCGCGCCCCCGAGATCCTCCTGGGCAGCAAGTTCTACTCGACAGCGGTGGACATCTGGAGCATCGGCTGCATCTTCGCGGAGATGGTAGAGGGGCaggcggggccagggaggggcctgcgggagtggggggcggggccagggaggggcctgttggaggtggaTTTAGGCACTGGGGCCGGGGCCTTAGCACCTCTGGTCTGGCCTCTGCTCTGGTGTTGGGTTCCAGGGAGGAGGGCGTGGACCCCAcacctctcctcttccccatcaGGTGACCTGCAAAGCTCTGTTCCCTGGAGACTCTGAGATCGACCAGCTCTTTCGCATCTTTCGGACCCTGGGGACGCCCAGCGAAGCCACGTGGCCGGGAGTCACCCAGCTGCCTGACTATAAGGGCAGCTTCCCCAAGTGGACCCGGAAGGGGCTGGAGAATGTGGTGCCCAATCTGGAGCCAGAGGGCAAGGACCTGCTCAAGGTGGGTACCGGGCGGTGGCGGGAGGGCACGAGGCCTCCTGCTCCAGCTGCTGCTCCCGCCACAGTGTCCCTTCTGTTCGCCGGTGCCTCAGGCCACCCCGGCGCCCCCCAGTCCAGGCTGGCCTCCTTTCTCACCCCTGCCCGCActggctggccctgtccctgGGCGGACTGACTGCTCCACCTGGAGACCTCGCCCATGGAAAGTCCAGCGTTCACCGTTCCTTCTGAAACGGCTCTCTGCTAGTTGGCTCTGCGGGGTTTTGCAGTGATCCTGGCCCTCTTCCCTCCGTTGCCTTGTGTCCTTGGTCATTTTCCCGTGGTCATTATGGCCCCATGTGAACAGCTTTTCCGGGCGGGGACCACCCCGCCTGCGTCAGTGTGCCCCGCCGTGCCTTCCACAGCGGTTACTCCCACGCCGGCCGTTcctgctgcctgggcccctgCCACGTCCTCGCTCACCCTCCTGTTGCACCATCCGGATCCCGCGGGCGGGCCAGGCCACACTGCCCGAGGCCTGAGCAGAGCCGCCTCGTTCTCGCCCACAAAGGCTCAGAGGCACCTTTTCCCTTTCACTGGTGTCGGGCCGAGGCAGGCGGGGCTCTGTTTCCATCGTCAGGCCACATGTCCCACTTTCCAGAAGCCTGTGTCCACCAGCCGGGTGCCAGCAGCCCCGCACAGACTGCCGCCAGCTCTTAGCACGCTGTCctggctgctcctcctcccccagcctggctgggaggagggtctgggagctCCCGTCCCACCCGGCAGGTTTGGCCCCCGCTTGCTGGTACACGGAGAGAAGTCTCTCAGCGACAGGAGATGGGGGCCTGGAAGCCGCCGCACAGAGGGGAGACGGACTCAGCAGGGCTGGACCAGGACTAAGTCTTGGTCTGCACGTCCCGGGAGTGTCCAGAGCTGGCTCGTGAGCTGGGAGGAGGCGGCTCTGTGCGGTTCTGGGTCTGAAGGCAGCCCTTTGGGGCTGGGGGCCCTccagcctggggggcgggggggttaattcctctccccctcccctcacagCAACTCCTGCAGTACGACCCCAGCCAGCGGATCTCGGCCAAGGGCGCCCTGGCCCATCCGTACTTCTCGTCCATGGAGACCTCCCTGGCCCCCCACCACTGCGTGCTGGAGCGCTTCTGCCGCTGAGGATGCGGGAGGCCACCGCCTCAGAGCCTCTCTCCAGCTGCCGCCCCGCTGCCTCCTCGCCGGCTCCCCAAGGGGGACGTGTCTGGGGAGAGGGCAAAGCTCTAAGGAATTTGCATCAGCCGCCAGAGGGCTGAGTTTGGGTTCGTCCTGCCAACAAGTTAGCGAGTTCCTGTGTTTGTTGGGTTCGACGGTGCCGTTTCCAGACGGGGGCACAGAAGCTCCGTGTGCGAGGGGGTATGATAGGCCCTGGGTCTCCTGGCACGGGGGCAGCAGGCCAAGGAAAGCAGGAAGCCTGGCCTGCCAATGCTGCTGTGCGCAAGGCCCTCCTCCGCCCTTCACCCGCCCAGCCCTCGCTGCAGGGCCAGACCCTGAGGGGAagggcgccctctgctggtctTTTGGATTTAAAATGTTTGGGGGGAAAGTTGAGTCCCAAGTTTAACAGGAAGGAGGGTGCGGGAGAGGGGACGTCTCCTGGTACCCGTGTGTGGCTGTTCTAAGTAGTTGTCACCTAGGATATGTGTACATTTGTTTGCTTCTGGATTGAAGAGCAGGAAATAAAAGTGATGCTCTGAGCGTCCCCGTGTTTCTCTGCTGCGGGCACAGCAGGGACTTGCCCGTCTGCGACCTCCTTCCATGGCCGGCCAGCACATCCCTCCGAGTCAGGGGCACCCGTGTGCTAGCACCCAGTGGGCGTGCCCACCCCCCACGTGGGAAGGACTCATCCCCAGACAGGTTCACTCTGCCTCCCAAAGGCGAACGAGATGCTGGGAGAATTCGTTTATTGCGAGTACAGGGTGGGGAGGAACAGATCTGATGTCGGGGCCTGGGATGGATTGGGCACCGAGTCAGGGGAGGGAGTGCAACACCATGGACGCTGAGTAACTGAACAGGGGTCAGGCAGGGAAGACCCACCCCCTGGGGTAGGCTGCTCTGGGGTGCGGGGCGcctgcagcctcccctcccctcatagACGCTCCCATGACTTCACCCCGTCAGCGCAGCGCATAGGGCGCAGTGGGGGAGGCGGAGCGGTAGCAGCGGTACCCCTCCAGCGCCgcgggcaggagcagcaggccgcTCAGGGGGTCCTTCCGGCAGCGCCCCATGGCCTCCTTGTAGCTCAGCCGCTCCTTGGAGATGGGGTCGGTGAGATCCTTCTCGTAGCCGGACTCGTCCTGCAGGAGCTGGGCCAGCTCTTCGCTGATCATGCCGGACAGCACGGCCTGCGGGACGGGGATGCGACCGGTCCTCTTGGGGTCGATGAGCCCCCCGGTCAGGTGCTGCACCAGCAGGTGCGGGAACACGCTCTCCCGGGGCATCCAGCCCTTCTGGACGGCCTCGCCCACCGACAGCCTCTTCTTGGTGACGGGGTCCTCGATGCCGGTGAAGGCCTTCTGGGCGTTGAGCAGCCGCTGCGTCGAGGTGTTCTCAACGAGCCCCCTCTCCATGGCCTTGTGCACGGAGTAGCGCTCGCGGCTGAGGAGGTCCACGATGCCCCCCGTGGCCGCCTGGGCCTCCAGCAGCTTCTGTCCGGTGATGGGGTCCAGCATGTTCTTGGCCATGGCCGTCTTGATGGTGCACTTGTTGTCGGTGGTCGTGTCGTAGACGCCGGCGATGGGGAAGCTGTCGTCGCCAAGCCCAAAGGAGAAGCCGGGAGAGAAGGAGCTGGCGCTCTGGTGGCCCGGGGAGGTGAGCGGGGACTTGGAGATGATGGAGCCGATGGAGAGCGAGGGGCAGGGCTTGGTCTCCCCGGCCACGAGCAGGGCGAACTCGGAGATGGGGAGGCTGCCGCCCCGGTAGAGGTGGTACTCCTCCTTGGAGATGCGCCGGCACTGCAGGGCGGTCTCGATGGAGTACTGCTTCCCGCTCTTCCGGTCCAGGAGCACCGACTCCTCCCCGCAGGGGCCCGAGGTGGTGACCTCCTCCCAGTCGCACTCGAGCTCCTGCAGCTGGAGGTACTGGCCGCGGTCGATGATGCCCCGCTTGTAGGCCTCGTACGGGGACAGGTCCTTGCCCGTCTCGGGTTCCAAGATGCAGATCTTGGTGGAAAGGTTGGTCTCGCGCGTCTGGGTCTCCTGGTTGAGCTCCTCGCGGCTCACCCGGCTGTGGAGGTCCCGGAGGGTCCTCTCCTTCGTGTGGATCTGGTCCTTCTCCTGGAGGATGGCCGCCTGGAGCTGCGCGAGCTCCTGGCCCTGCTGGGTGGCCCGCTGCCGCTCGCCCTCCGACCGCTGGCTGAGCACCTTCGCCtcctcctgcagctgcagcacTTTCTGCTGCTTCTGCCGCTCCAGCTCGCGCAGCTCCTGCTGCAGCCGCCTGCACCCCTGGCCCGCCTGGGCCCGCGCCTTCTGCAGCTCGGCCTCCTCCCGGGCCCAGGTCCTGCTCAGCGCCTCGGCCCTGTCGATCCGCTCCCGGAGGCGCTGCACCGTCTCCTCCCGGCCCTTCCGGCCCGCGCGCTCCCTGTTGAGCATCTCCCACACGCGGGACCGCTCGCCCTCCAGCACCCGGTCCTTCTCCACCCTGATCACCTCCTTGTAGATGGTCTTCTCCTGCGACTTGGTTTTCTGGAGGACGTCGATCTGGACCTGCAGGTTCTTGCACTCGCGGTGCAGCTCGGCCACCCGGCCCTTCTCCTGGTCCAGGTCCTGCCGCAGGGCTCCCGTGGACTCCTCCAGCGCCGGGTCCTTCTCCAGCTGCACCACCTCCTCCATGATGATCTTCTCCTGCACCGCGCGCGGCCGCTGCTCCAGCTCCTGGATCCGCAGGCTCAGCTGCCGCAGCTCCTTCTCCACGGCCAGCTTCTTGTCTCGGTCCTCCTGGAAGCTGAGCaggccctcctgctcctccacccCGGCCCGCAGCTGCTGCACCTCCCGCTCCAGCTGCCGCCGCCGGCCCACCTCCTCGTCCAGGCTCCGGCCCAGCCGGCTGTGCTCCTCGTGGAGCTTGGGGTCCTTCTGGGTGACCACCACCTCCTGCACCACCACCTTCTCCTCGGGCCGCCTCCTCTCCAGCAGCAGGTACTTGTTCTGCAGCTCGTAGACCTGGTCCTCGGCGGCCCGCCGCTTCTGCGCCGCCTCCCGCACCTCCTGGCGGAGCCGCTCGGCCTCCTTCTCCAGGACCGGGTCCTTCTCGTGCCGCACCACCTCCTTGCTCACCGTCTTGGTCTCCACCTTGGACCGCTCCCGCTTCCACTCATCGCGCTCGCCCTGCAGCCGGATGCGCTGCTCCTGGGCCCGCCCGCTGGTGTTGACCAGCTCGTTGAGCTGAGCCTTCAGGCGGTCGATCTCCCGCAGCACCTCGGGGCTCCTCTCGTGCTTGACCACCTCCTGCGTCACCTCCTTGTACTCCACCTGGGGCTTCTGGGCCCGCAGCACGGCCAGGTCCGGCAGCAGCCCCTCCACCTCCCGCTCCACGCGGCTCCGCCTGCTGGCCGTCTCCTGCAGCTCGGCCCGCAGCCGCGCGATCTCCCGCTGCGTCTCCGGGTCCACCTGGAAGACCTCGCGGACGCGCTCCTGCAGCTCCACCTTGGGCTTCTGCTTCGCCTCCGCGCTGTACTGGCCCTGCAGCTCCTTCAGCTCCTTGGCCAGCGCCGCGTTCTTACTCCTCTCCCCCTCGAGGAGGCCCCGCAGCCTGGCCGCCTCCTTGACAAGGCCTGGGTCCTGCTCCACCTTCTTGGCCTCCTTCACGATCACCTTGGGCTGCACGCTGCTGATGGCCCGCTCCAGGTCCCCGATGCGAGCCTGCAGCTCGGCCACGGCCTGCTCCGCCCTCTTCCTCTGCGCGGCGTCCTCCTCTatctgcagcctcagggcccgGGCTGCCTTCACCATTTCCAGGTCCTTCTCCACCTTGACCACTTCCTTCACCACGACCTTCTCCTTCACCTGCGCCTCCCGCTGCTCCAGGGCCAGCAGCTCCCCCTTGAGCTGCTCCAGCCGGGCGGAGACGGCGGCGTTCTCGGCCCCCAGGTGCTGGATCTCCCCGCTGAGCTGGGCCGCCTGGCTGTCCAGACCCGGGTCCTTCTCGATCTGGGTCACCTCCTTGGTCAGCAGGTGAGGCTGCATGGCTTTCCTCTTGCTCTCCAGCTGGACGACCTTCTGGGCCGCCGCCTCCAGGTCTGCCTGCAGGCCGGCCCGCTTCCTGCCCTCTTCCTCCACCTGGGACTTCACCCGGGACAGGCTGCTCTCCAGCTGGGGGTCCCGGTAAAACTCCaccacctccttctcctccagCCTCTCCAAGGGCCGCTGGgtccgcagctgcagcagccggtccctctgcccctccagctcGCGCTGCACCTGGGCCACCCGTTTCCGCTCCTCCTCCAGCTGCGACTTCAGGGCCTCGGCCTCCCTGCCCgcttgggctgggccctcagAGCCCTGCTGGGCCCCGTGGGCCACCCGGATGTCCTCACTCAGCTCCTtctgcagagagagaagaaggggagaacACGGTGGAGGGCAGAGACCCTCCTACTTCCTGAGACATCCTCCCCAGTAGGTTCTGAGAGGTGGAGCTGAGACCTGAGGTGCTTGGATGCAGGGTTTAGAGGGGACCCGTCCAGCCCAGGACGGCAGGATGCGAGGCAGCGTCCGGGCCAAGTTTGCAAGGAAACGTGTCCCCTCCCAACCTTTCCCCATTCCCCGTCCCTCCGGGCTCCCAGAAATGGGTCCACACCCCCCTGGGGGATGCTGGGTCACCCCCTGGGTAGGAAAAGCTGGCAAGTCCCTCGGCCAGTCACCGAGAGtgatggagaggagaggagacctAGGGGGCCTCTTGCCCACTGCTGGGACCTCAGGCTGAGGACTGAGGGCATTTTCTCCTGTTCCCACTGGGGGGCTGCCCAGCGGCTGAGCTGTGAGCCCCTGAATGACCCTCCGGGACCTTCCTCTGAGATGGAGCCCAGCCTGGAAGAGCTGCTAGGGGGAGACCTGGGGGCGGCAGAACCCCAGCCtgagaagggggggaggggggagggggagaggaagacggCTGGGCCAACAGCTGGCCAGGCTTCCTCATGCAGGGACGGAACGGCCTCCGTACCTTCTCCAGCATCCTCCTGGCAAACTCCAGCTGGTGCAGCTGCTCCTGGTGCACGGCCACCGCCTCCGTGTAGGCCTCTGTCAGCTGCTTCTCCTGGGAGGCcgaagggagggcagagggcccGTCAGCTCCGCCCGAGGTCAGCTCCCGCCCGAGGCCAGCTCCCGCCTGAGGCTACAGAGCTGGGCCCCACCTCACCTGGGTCTGGATGCTCTCCTGCAGGGGAGCCACTCGGGGTCTCTTGGGGGCCGACCCCGCCTGACTGGGCTCCAGGGAGCAGCGGTAGGTGTCCGCCTGCAGCACGTAGTcctgagcagagaggagggacagCAGGCTGCggtcagggagggaggctggggtgggacggcagggaccggcaggggaggggaggggagggtggaaaAAGAGGGACCCACTGGGGGAAAACTCACCTGGAGCgcctcctgcaggtcctgggAGAGGCGGGACACCGCGGCCCTGTCCCGCTCCCGGCCCTGGATCTCCCGCAGCAGCCTCTGCTCAGAACAGGCGAGAGTCGGGGGTCAGGTAGCACCACGCACAGGACTCCCCTCCAGCCAGCGCCTCCAGCCAGCGGCAGGGCAGGAGGGGTCTGTGGGAAACTGCCTTTCCCTCCCCGGACCCACCGTGGCCGCGGCTCAGACATTTCACCCCTCCCGGCCTATTCCTCAGGCCTCCAGGCCACTCGCCCTGACCCACAGTGTCCTGCCGAGGGCTCCCAGGGCACTGGCTCCTCCAAGCGCTCACAGCACCATGGCCTGTGACACACGCCTCCCGCCCCCctgagctgcccagggccgcGCTGTCCCCCAGCCCCGGGCTCATGGCCAGTGCGTGGGAGGGACAACCGGGAGGAGGAGGATGCAGTAGGAGTTGTGACGCCAGGAGCATAGAGCCCACCGCCCACCTCGGGCCAGAAAGCCAGGGGCTGGCTGTTCCTGGGGGAAAGCAGAGCATttttgggggtgtggggtggtgcTGGCCCAAGGCCTTTGTGGGAGCTTCCGGGCACCAGCCTCCCAGGCGGCTCTCCCAGTGGGAGAGGCTGCCAGGGAGGCGGATGCGGCTGAGGCCCCAGCTCTGGGCAGGGGTCTGTCCTGTCCCCAGGCCCCCTCACCTTCTGCGCCTGCAGCTTGTAGGCGATCTGGCTGGGCCCGTCGCTCGGCCGCACCTGATtggggggcaggtgctccagCCAGGAGCTCAGGTTGTCCCTGCAGTTCTTAAACTGCTGGTAGGTGAGGCCCGCATCCTGCACCGTCTTCTCCCTGCGGAGGACGAGGCCGGAGCAGGTGAGAGCTGCCCTCTGGGGACGGGAAGGGGGTCTCGGGGTGACCACCATGCTGGTCCCCTGATGCTGGCCCTGTGCTGGAGCTGGGCCTGCACAGATGGACCCCACAGTCTGCCAGGCACCACCTGCGGGgcgtggggagcaggggctgctATTACCCCATTTTCGAGGCCAGgacactgagcctcagagaggtgaagtcaccAGCCCAAGATCAGCCGCAGCTGCTGCGCAGGGTGGGGGCGCGCCTCGAGCCCGGCCGGCCCGGCCACTCACCGCAGGTCCAGCTGGTCGCCCACGGCGTGGTAGCGGTCGGTGAGGGCCCGCACCTGGCGCTGCTGGCGCGGCAGGTCCTGGCAGAACTCGTGGAAGTTGTTCTGCAGCGCGCCGCACGCGTGCTCCGTGGCCTTCAGCTCGCGGTGCAGCCCCAGCACGCAGGCCTGCTGCTC
The genomic region above belongs to Myotis daubentonii chromosome 16, mMyoDau2.1, whole genome shotgun sequence and contains:
- the CDK3 gene encoding cyclin-dependent kinase 3 isoform X2; the protein is MIRARGAPAAGRGRRERAARRETRRLRAAGESGPEGTLGPRPPDPAAAMDGFQKVEKIGEGTYGVVYKARHRDTGQLVALKKIRLDLETEGVPSTAIREISLLKELKHPNIVRLLDVVHSEKKLYLVFEFLSQDLKKFMDATPVSELPLHLVKSYLFQLLQGVNFCHAHRVIHRDLKPQNLLINELGAIKLADFGLARAFGVPLRTYTHEVVTLWYRAPEILLGSKFYSTAVDIWSIGCIFAEMVTCKALFPGDSEIDQLFRIFRTLGTPSEATWPGVTQLPDYKGSFPKWTRKGLENVVPNLEPEGKDLLKQLLQYDPSQRISAKGALAHPYFSSMETSLAPHHCVLERFCR
- the CDK3 gene encoding cyclin-dependent kinase 3 isoform X1 produces the protein MDGFQKVEKIGEGTYGVVYKARHRDTGQLVALKKIRLDLETEGVPSTAIREISLLKELKHPNIVRLLDVVHSEKKLYLVFEFLSQDLKKFMDATPVSELPLHLVKLLQGVNFCHAHRVIHRDLKPQNLLINELGAIKLADFGLARAFGVPLRTYTHEVVTLWYRAPEILLGSKFYSTAVDIWSIGCIFAEMVTCKALFPGDSEIDQLFRIFRTLGTPSEATWPGVTQLPDYKGSFPKWTRKGLENVVPNLEPEGKDLLKQLLQYDPSQRISAKGALAHPYFSSMETSLAPHHCVLERFCR
- the EVPL gene encoding envoplakin isoform X2; its protein translation is MFKGLSKGAQGKGSPKGSPAKGSPNKHNRAATQELALLISRMQANADQVERDILETQKRLQQDRLNSEQSQALQHRQEAGRSLKEAEVLLKDLFLDVDKARRLKHPQAEEIENDIKQLHERVTQECAEYRALYEKMVLPPNVGPRVDWARVLEQKQKQVREGPYGPGMAELEQQVAEHNILQKEIDAYGQQLRNLVGPDANSIRNQYRELLKVAAWRGQSLGSLYTHLQGCTRQLSALAQQQHRILQQDWSDLMADPAGVRREYEHFKQHELLSQEQCVNQLEDDGERMVELGHPAVGPIQVHQEALKMEWQNFLNLCICQESQLQHVEDYRWFQEEADSVSQTLAKLSSSLDTQYSPAPGGAPGAPTELLRQLEAEEKKLAAAEKTIGDLQRRSQEVAPLPQRRNPPQQPLHVDSICDWDTGEVQLLRGERYTLVDNTDPHTWVVQGAGRETQRAPAACFCIPAPDPAAVTRASKLAAELQALKQKLATVQSRLKASVTEPCRPGQQAPTGLATADPQAQKLLTQMTRLDGDLRQIERQVLAWARAPLSPAAPLEDLEGRMRSHQGTAQQLQSLGAEKEAAQRECEAFLSARPVGPAALHLPVALNNVKNKYSDVQALCTLYGEKAKAAQSLERQIQDADRVLRGFESALAQEAPLPAGPGALQERVGELQRRRRELLEQQACVLGLHRELKATEHACGALQNNFHEFCQDLPRQQRQVRALTDRYHAVGDQLDLREKTVQDAGLTYQQFKNCRDNLSSWLEHLPPNQVRPSDGPSQIAYKLQAQKRLLREIQGRERDRAAVSRLSQDLQEALQDYVLQADTYRCSLEPSQAGSAPKRPRVAPLQESIQTQEKQLTEAYTEAVAVHQEQLHQLEFARRMLEKKELSEDIRVAHGAQQGSEGPAQAGREAEALKSQLEEERKRVAQVQRELEGQRDRLLQLRTQRPLERLEEKEVVEFYRDPQLESSLSRVKSQVEEEGRKRAGLQADLEAAAQKVVQLESKRKAMQPHLLTKEVTQIEKDPGLDSQAAQLSGEIQHLGAENAAVSARLEQLKGELLALEQREAQVKEKVVVKEVVKVEKDLEMVKAARALRLQIEEDAAQRKRAEQAVAELQARIGDLERAISSVQPKVIVKEAKKVEQDPGLVKEAARLRGLLEGERSKNAALAKELKELQGQYSAEAKQKPKVELQERVREVFQVDPETQREIARLRAELQETASRRSRVEREVEGLLPDLAVLRAQKPQVEYKEVTQEVVKHERSPEVLREIDRLKAQLNELVNTSGRAQEQRIRLQGERDEWKRERSKVETKTVSKEVVRHEKDPVLEKEAERLRQEVREAAQKRRAAEDQVYELQNKYLLLERRRPEEKVVVQEVVVTQKDPKLHEEHSRLGRSLDEEVGRRRQLEREVQQLRAGVEEQEGLLSFQEDRDKKLAVEKELRQLSLRIQELEQRPRAVQEKIIMEEVVQLEKDPALEESTGALRQDLDQEKGRVAELHRECKNLQVQIDVLQKTKSQEKTIYKEVIRVEKDRVLEGERSRVWEMLNRERAGRKGREETVQRLRERIDRAEALSRTWAREEAELQKARAQAGQGCRRLQQELRELERQKQQKVLQLQEEAKVLSQRSEGERQRATQQGQELAQLQAAILQEKDQIHTKERTLRDLHSRVSREELNQETQTRETNLSTKICILEPETGKDLSPYEAYKRGIIDRGQYLQLQELECDWEEVTTSGPCGEESVLLDRKSGKQYSIETALQCRRISKEEYHLYRGGSLPISEFALLVAGETKPCPSLSIGSIISKSPLTSPGHQSASSFSPGFSFGLGDDSFPIAGVYDTTTDNKCTIKTAMAKNMLDPITGQKLLEAQAATGGIVDLLSRERYSVHKAMERGLVENTSTQRLLNAQKAFTGIEDPVTKKRLSVGEAVQKGWMPRESVFPHLLVQHLTGGLIDPKRTGRIPVPQAVLSGMISEELAQLLQDESGYEKDLTDPISKERLSYKEAMGRCRKDPLSGLLLLPAALEGYRCYRSASPTAPYALR
- the EVPL gene encoding envoplakin isoform X1; this translates as MFKGLSKGAQGKGSPKGSPAKGSPNKHNRAATQELALLISRMQANADQVERDILETQKRLQQDRLNSEQSQALQHRQEAGRSLKEAEVLLKDLFLDVDKARRLKHPQAEEIENDIKQLHERVTQECAEYRALYEKMVLPPNVGPRVDWARVLEQKQKQVREGPYGPGMAELEQQVAEHNILQKEIDAYGQQLRNLVGPDANSIRNQYRELLKVAAWRGQSLGSLYTHLQGCTRQLSALAQQQHRILQQDWSDLMADPAGVRREYEHFKQHELLSQEQCVNQLEDDGERMVELGHPAVGPIQVHQEALKMEWQNFLNLCICQESQLQHVEDYRWFQEEADSVSQTLAKLSSSLDTQYSPAPGGAPGAPTELLRQLEAEEKKLAAAEKTIGDLQRRSQEVAPLPQRRNPPQQPLHVDSICDWDTGEVQLLRGERYTLVDNTDPHTWVVQGAGRETQRAPAACFCIPAPDPAAVTRASKLAAELQALKQKLATVQSRLKASVTEPCRPGQQAPVPPAPTGLATADPQAQKLLTQMTRLDGDLRQIERQVLAWARAPLSPAAPLEDLEGRMRSHQGTAQQLQSLGAEKEAAQRECEAFLSARPVGPAALHLPVALNNVKNKYSDVQALCTLYGEKAKAAQSLERQIQDADRVLRGFESALAQEAPLPAGPGALQERVGELQRRRRELLEQQACVLGLHRELKATEHACGALQNNFHEFCQDLPRQQRQVRALTDRYHAVGDQLDLREKTVQDAGLTYQQFKNCRDNLSSWLEHLPPNQVRPSDGPSQIAYKLQAQKRLLREIQGRERDRAAVSRLSQDLQEALQDYVLQADTYRCSLEPSQAGSAPKRPRVAPLQESIQTQEKQLTEAYTEAVAVHQEQLHQLEFARRMLEKKELSEDIRVAHGAQQGSEGPAQAGREAEALKSQLEEERKRVAQVQRELEGQRDRLLQLRTQRPLERLEEKEVVEFYRDPQLESSLSRVKSQVEEEGRKRAGLQADLEAAAQKVVQLESKRKAMQPHLLTKEVTQIEKDPGLDSQAAQLSGEIQHLGAENAAVSARLEQLKGELLALEQREAQVKEKVVVKEVVKVEKDLEMVKAARALRLQIEEDAAQRKRAEQAVAELQARIGDLERAISSVQPKVIVKEAKKVEQDPGLVKEAARLRGLLEGERSKNAALAKELKELQGQYSAEAKQKPKVELQERVREVFQVDPETQREIARLRAELQETASRRSRVEREVEGLLPDLAVLRAQKPQVEYKEVTQEVVKHERSPEVLREIDRLKAQLNELVNTSGRAQEQRIRLQGERDEWKRERSKVETKTVSKEVVRHEKDPVLEKEAERLRQEVREAAQKRRAAEDQVYELQNKYLLLERRRPEEKVVVQEVVVTQKDPKLHEEHSRLGRSLDEEVGRRRQLEREVQQLRAGVEEQEGLLSFQEDRDKKLAVEKELRQLSLRIQELEQRPRAVQEKIIMEEVVQLEKDPALEESTGALRQDLDQEKGRVAELHRECKNLQVQIDVLQKTKSQEKTIYKEVIRVEKDRVLEGERSRVWEMLNRERAGRKGREETVQRLRERIDRAEALSRTWAREEAELQKARAQAGQGCRRLQQELRELERQKQQKVLQLQEEAKVLSQRSEGERQRATQQGQELAQLQAAILQEKDQIHTKERTLRDLHSRVSREELNQETQTRETNLSTKICILEPETGKDLSPYEAYKRGIIDRGQYLQLQELECDWEEVTTSGPCGEESVLLDRKSGKQYSIETALQCRRISKEEYHLYRGGSLPISEFALLVAGETKPCPSLSIGSIISKSPLTSPGHQSASSFSPGFSFGLGDDSFPIAGVYDTTTDNKCTIKTAMAKNMLDPITGQKLLEAQAATGGIVDLLSRERYSVHKAMERGLVENTSTQRLLNAQKAFTGIEDPVTKKRLSVGEAVQKGWMPRESVFPHLLVQHLTGGLIDPKRTGRIPVPQAVLSGMISEELAQLLQDESGYEKDLTDPISKERLSYKEAMGRCRKDPLSGLLLLPAALEGYRCYRSASPTAPYALR